The nucleotide window tatagtgcagacaatacagtaacaaaaaacagaactagTTTCAAAAAGACTCAAAGTATGTAGCTTTAGCTGAGTACCCACCATTTGATTGTATAACATTGTCTTATTAAAACAATTCACTTATACAACCATTGCCAAAAAAGCTAACATAATTATATTTCATAGATATTTTTCTTATCATTTCTTTGTCCAGGCAAAGGCCTTCGACCGACTAAAATTTGGACTCTTCAAAATAgcttcagaaattttctagtgcaaatgtttttattttaaacatgctcACGGTTAATGCCAGTTTTTTCAAAAGGTTGGGCACATTTGTGCAAACGTGTAGCTTTCACGTTTCTGCTAAAAGACAAATCTATCTTCAGCGTGTTTTCAGTGGCTCTGGCCACAGAAAGGATGTTAATCTGTAAGCACGGAGCGCTTCGTTTACTCacgaggaaggaaggaaaactGGCTTATCAGAAACCCGACCAAATATGGAGAGAAGTGAAACTGCCAAGTGCATGAGGTAAAGCAAAGATATAAATTAAAGGTGGGGCTggtgtactttttaaaatctcttaaatttactgttttatttcacatttgtcCAAggctttttaaatacagatttaaaaaaatgtcttgtgtCGAATGCATTTTAAACTCAATGGTTACTTTTGCATTCAGACTtccagaataaaactgaaagtcGGATTATATTGGGGGGGGAACCAGTGGATTATTGGATTGTTGACGTTCTACACTTTAAGATCAGATTCAGGCTGTCCTCTGGAAATTTTCTCCTTTGAATACAACGTGGTGTAGCAATGAgaggaattttttttctctccaaaagAATGCAACGTAGCTGGAATGAAACATGCAGAGTAATGCTGAAACAATCTTTTGCAACACACCTGTACCCGCCTggaatgttgtttttgtatgtgcATTCATCCCTGTGTTTCCGCTGGCTGCCTTAGTcattattgtttgcttttcGCTGCCCAGCAGATACTAACCACATATCTACAGTTAGAAGTTGGCTTGTAAAAGTGGAACAGACTGGTCAGACTGGTCACAATGCAAATAACTCTCAACTTCACAGCAGGTTACATTTTTGTAAACATGTAATCTTGTGACAGATGAAGGTTATTTGAGTTGAGTTCagagtgtctgtgtttgtttattgggTGGTCCCCTGAAATTCCTACAGTACTGCTTTAATGTTTGTCCGACTATAACCGGTTTAAGACAATGGCGATTCTGTCCGACAACAATAGGTGGAAATACAGCTGCtgaggagtgtgtgtgcatttcaCCCACAGATGAGCCTCATGAGAAATTCGAGCAGAAAGGAAACTGCAGAGGAAAAGGAAACTGTTTCCTCCACGTTAAATGTTCAGGCCTTTCgttttaacatttcattcatTCCGATTTCTTTCAACCTCTTGAcactcctctccttctctcctccttttttttttcttctttgcttctTGCTCAACTTGCCTATCTGAACTGGGCAGGGCTCGGCCCACTCACAGCACAGGAGGGAGGGACCTTGTCTGCTTTCAATCAATAACCTCTGGAATTCAGAAATACAAGTAAGTCCTGTCCCTGGCAGGCTGCTCCACACCGTTGAGGGCGggctcacacactcactcaaCGAATTCTCTATCCACTTGTGGcactctctctgtctgtttccGCAGGTCTGACCGGGTTTGGAGTCCACCACAATGGCTGATCACACGTCTCCTGATTACTTCAACTGCTCCCTGTGTACAAGCCTCCTCAGGGACCCTGTGGCTATCCCCTGTGGCCACAGTTTCTGCATGGACTGCATCAGCGGCTACTGGAATGAGGCTGACTACACAGGGATTTACATTTGTCCCCAGTGTAAGATCACATTCACTCAGAGGCCAGTGCTGCGACCCAACGCCACGCTCAGCATGGTGGCCGAAAAGATCAAGAAGAGTGGCCTGAACATCAACCTGAGCTCATCCCAGGGGAACATCTACGCCGGGCCGAGCGACGTCCCGTGCGACTTCTGTTCCggaaagaagctaaaagctgtgAAGTCCTGCCTGAATTGCCTGGCGTCTTACTGCGAGAAGCACTTGAGGCCGCATTATGAGTCTGCCACGTTCAAAAGGCACAAGCTGGTGGATGAACTGGGAAACTTAGACAGGAAGATCTGCCCGCAGCACCAGAAGTCCCTGGAGCTCTTCTGTCGAACGGACCAGATGTGTATCTGTGCTATCTGCACAGTCAGTGAACACAGGGGCCATGACATTGTGTCTGCTGAGGCAGAGAGGGGGGAGAAACAGGTAAGAAATCATCCTAAACTAGAAACACCACCACTGATTACTAGTCAAAGGCACATATGTTCAGCAACTGTAAAATTCTCATCCAGCTTCTCTGTGACTGTAACCACATTAGCTCTTACGTTGCATGAGGTGAACGTTTAATTTACATAATCTCTGAGTAAACTCGAGTGAAAGCAATCAGGCTGTTTTTCCCATCGCCTGCTTGGACTTTGACCCGATTCACCAGCGCTATCAGCTACCCTGGCAGGCAGTCACCACCGCCAAAACAAATCCAGCTCTGTGATTAGCTGCCAGGAAGCTGGGAGGGGCGTGCCTTACACTTATCAACCCCCTGAAAGCTGGGGAATGTGGTGATCCAGCTGTGggataaataaacagaaaccgCAGCCTTCCCACCTGTGGGAGTGGGTCCGCAGAGATCCAGGAATGTCAGGGAGTGAAGGCTTTAAACAGTGTCATGTCTCCACAGTCAGATGACTCATGACTCACACAGCCTGTAAAACAATGTGAAGGAGATAAGAATGTCAGCAGATACTGCGGTGAAAATGGGTGAGATGTTACAGTTCCACTGTCAAGAGTGGTTTTATAGCAGTCAGACACAAGAgctgatggcttttttttttagctgcaatGAAGTAATACAACATTTACAACCTGCTGAGTTTGGTTTCACTCATGCAAAGATTTACAACCTGATCCTTACACATCCTTTACTCCATCTCCTGCTCTTTCCCCTCCCCCTCTCACGTAGTCTCCCACCACCCCTCCCTAGATTCCCCGCATTCCTCGAGCTTATCTTGAAAAATGGGCAGGGGGGCTTGAGTAAAAGCTGAATGAGAAGCCTCCTATTCTGCACATCAGTGCTCTGTGCACCTTGAAACATCTATTTAAAAGTCAGGCAGCAGTAGTTTCACATTCCTGATGGGGCCAGAATTCttctacagattttttttaactNCACATATGACAGTAAAAAGTACAGGCAGCCATTCAGTTTATATTGCTCTTTGGTTTCACGCAGCCTCTGCAGGCCAGGATACccaccacccacccacccacctcTCCCTCTGAGATAAAAGTGAACCGCTTTAAAAGCTTCTTAGAGTGGGGTTTATTCAACAAGCCAGAGGGCCTCCCCAGTTAGtctctgatgaaaaaaaaagaatgccaGTCTTGATCCCAAAAATATGAGGTTTTATATATTGTAGTATAAAATCTCATAACATCCAATTGCATCTTTTAAATCTGACTTAATGCCACTTTTGCTGTCACTTATTGCAActctgcatgaaaaaaaaaaaattgaaggaGGATAGTGGAGTTATCAGTAGGGAGTGCCTGCTATAAAAACAATGGGTCTAATACTCCTTTATTTTGCAGAAACTGTTGGGAGTCTCTCAAACTGAGATTAGACAAAAATGTCAGGAAAGagtgaaggagctggaggaacTCAAGACTGCTGTGGATTCACTAAAGGTAAGGTTGCCATGCcagattatttaatttaacaaagatTGTGCCAACGTTTTTATAACCCTTCCTGTGAATGGATTCTGCACAGAACTCTGCCCAAAGAGCCATGGTGGAGAGCCAGAAGATGTTCGAGGACATGATCCGCTCCATTGAGAggatgaggtcagaggtcaccaaACTGATTGGTATCAACGAGAAGGCTGCTTTCAATCAGGCCGAGACTCTGATCGAGCGACTGGAGCAAGAGATTGATGAACTGAAGAAGAAGGAGACTGGCCTCAAGCAGCTGTACAGCACTGAAGACCACATCCACTTCTTGCAGGTAAGATGATAATATAGTGCTGTCCTCCTAACTGGTGGTACCGTCCAATTAAACAAAGTGAATTTTCAGTAAAATTCTggatattttataaaatattatatggttttctgtttttagaccAGGAAGACTTATATcaactattttttaataaaatatttctggtCAGCTTTACATGTTGATTGTATGTCTTCACCTTACTTTTTCCATCAGAACTTCAACTACCTCTGCACCCCCACTGATGACGGCTTCATACCCAAGGTGACGGTGAACCCCGACTTCTCCTTCGGAGCGGTCAGGAAAGCTGTGGCTGAGATAAAGGAACGTCTCGAGGAGTTTGGCAGAGAGGAACTGCTTAAAATTTCCAAGACAGGTCAGATTTGAACAGATGGAACACAACACTTTTTCTACAATGGACTGAAAACACCATTTTACTAAATATAAACGTGCTCTGTTTCACAGTGAACGAGGTCCCAGTTTACACCACGGAGAGCAGAACACTtgacaggaggagcagaggtGAGCCCTGTCACATTCTGTCAACTGAGATGGGTTAATTATTATTTAGGATGACACCATCATCCCTGTAGAGCTATAGAAGACAAACACTGAGCCAGGTGCATCATATATACGTatacagcactgtgcaaaaactaaacCACAACTCTTTCTCTATAGTTTGCTTCCAAGCTGTCAGCCATTCTTGTAGTCTTTAAAAGGGATcttgatcaatatttttttcaagctttctTAACgtcttttaaagattttctttgcAATTTGGCTGCTTTGTCACTCATTTCCTGTCTGGTTCTTCTACCTGACCATAATACCATTTTGAGTAGTGTGAgattaaaataagaagaaacatTGACAAGTAGGGGACAAAAGAAGGGTCTAAACCTAACACAGGGCCTAAGAGATGTatcatccttcagttgatcatcttttgtcttaaacattttcattttttctttgagaatcaccttgttggtgttAAAATACTATTTcctgtctgtcaaactgtgttatctttggtattgTTCACTGATTCAACtaaaaaatgggaacaaaatgcatctttgtgacagactgcctaaaaaaaagtgactaaaGATGCAATTTCAAACAGATTCTTTGCTGGCTGTTACAGTAGGAGTGACGCAGCACTGATTCTTTTTGTGGTGAAATGGTTCATAGATTTGACTTAAGTAGcttaagaaacagaaaaaacactcctctgaaaatggtcaaGTACTGGATAGAAAATGAGTGGAAACATTTAGCCAAgttccaaagaaaaaacaacaactttcaaAGCTTGGAAGAACTATTGATTAACTTAAAAGATGACTGAAAAGGTTTGATTCTTTGGAACCAAATTGTAAAGAAACAAAGGATGGCTCAAGGCTTTTGCACAGTAACCCAGCAGAAGAATGGAAGacgtttcagttcagctcagcTTGACCTAACGCAGTACTGCTTCATATACAGGTAAAGAAATGACAGTGGACAACACTCCTCCTCCAGAGCCAAAGTCCAGAAGTGATTTTCTGAAATGTAAGtaaccagatttattttttagaaatgaaaatttgcatttatttaatatcACTTTATGTATATCATcacacatattttatttgtagatACATTtcacagcttcttttttctgtaCTATTTCActgatacttttagttttgactGTCCCTTCTATCACTGTTGTAATTTAAATGTAACCCAGATCAGGacgctgtaaaaataaatatccaatTCTCTTCTCTCAGACTTCTGCCAGCTGAAACTGGACTCCAGCACAGCCTACAAAGAGTTGTGCATCTCTGAAAGCTACCGAAAAGTCATCCGCACCAGAGACCTGCAGCCCTATGGAGACAACCCCGAGAGGTTCGACAGCTTTGCCCAGGTGCTGTGCCGAGAGGCCCTGTCCGGGGGCCGCTTCTACTGGGAGATCGAGTGGAGCGGGGAGTTCTCCATCGGAGTGGCCTACAGGGGCATCAGTCGTAAGGGCAAAGGCTCGCTGTGTCTGCTGGGCTACAATGACAAGTCCTGGAGCCTCCTCTGCTCCGACTCGGGTTACTCTGCCTGGCACAACCGGGTGGACAAGGCCGTCAGCGGCCCCCACTCCTCCAGGATAGGCGTGTACCTGGACCACACAGCAGGCGTGCTGGCCTTTTACAGCATAGGCAACACCATGACCCTCCTGCACAGGTTTCACACCACATTTGCTGAGCCCCTCTATCCAGGTTTTGGAGTTGGAACGTCTGTGAAAATATGCAACCTCAAGTGAAAACTGATATTTGAGCCGTCgtctgaaaatattttgattttttaatgtttttttttattttattttacatgacatACAGCAATGTTTTTAGATTATATGTTTTTGTAAGAATCTTAATGCCTTATCAAACCACATTAATGGagttcttctgtttatttttgaaggagaacattttgtttgcttcttttctaGCTCTACACATCACACATTACACATTATATTTTGCACTGTGCTGTCaaatcacatttaaacattAGCTTTCTTGAATATCATTGATAATCATAGTTACTCTTTTATCACTCCAGCACACCAtaataaaacagatattttcttACTATCGTTACATGTTAGTAATAAATGTCACAATCTAATGGCTAATCTGAAAATTTTGTTTACTCATTTCATACCAGTGTGACATAAAGTACTTAACATGATgatataattgttttttatcatttggttTTGTTAGTGTTGGATAATTTTATGGcagttgtttaaaatatatttcactcttttgaaaaagttgttttggttcattAAAAGGGTATTattgttttcagtaaaatccatggagtattttactgtcatttcatttttaccaTCTTTTCCAGTACATGTGATATCATTTGCTGagagccagtttttttttatttgaactaactcctatttaatttttgtatgtTTACCAATATAATTAACAGAACATAAGTACAGAAAATACTTGTTTTGTAACAAAAGTTTTCATTGATGGTTCTGAATAAAGAACTAAATGCATGATGTTTGTGTTGTATCGCCAAATTAAATGCTCGGCTGGTTTAGAAATCACTGAATTTCTctcctgttttggttttaatgcttGGAGCATGTAAAAAGTGTTAGTAGCATTGACATTGTGGTAGAAGTTCAGATTAAGGGTTATTGCCAAGGTTACACAAACACGTTTGTCCTTGTCGCAGAAAGGTttgcattttataataaatacaaaacgcAGATAATGGTTCAGCTGAGGTCTGACGTTACATCGACTCATCATGGGCATTAATGTCATTCATTCTGGGCGTTTACCATTTCACTTGAACCTTGCTTTTTCCAGGGTagaatgattatacaacatacaacttcagtaattttttaaaacaagcgcACAAGTTAGAacttattgtggattttctctcatccacacagggtcaaaattaCAGATACAGGCTCAGATATTTACTGTACATCCCCCACAGATTGTAGCTTCCGGTCAGAGAAGAGAAGctctaaaagtttatttctagAGTGGGAGGAGTCTTCCAAGTCCACTAAAAAGGTGTCCAGATCCTGGAGAAAGAGCAGCCAATCACTTTCTCAGAAGAACTGATGACCCACTGCAGTCTCCATTTGTCTTTGGTCATAGCAGCAGTATATCAGACTGTGATGAGGTGGTAACGATAGACTCAATgatggatgaataaaaacacaccatcATTGACTTTGGCAGGTTGAGCTTTGTCAGCTGCCACAAGAGGACAACTACTGTCATGCTTCTTTGATAAGTGAGCAGTTTAGGTCGTGGAAAATGATAGCTCCCAGGAGGTGGAAGGATTCCAGAGTCTCCGCTGGGGAGTTAACCAGGATGGGGGGCAAATGGAGCAGAATTCCTCCTGAACTCCACGATCATCTCCACTGTTTTAACTGGACAGTTTCTTGTTCATCTTTTTCTACGCAGTCTCACCCCCACCTGAGATGGTCTATAAAGTTGAGGGACCAGTGCTGATGGTCAGAAATAAGAGACCTACCTGTCTAGCCTTACACACTGCCTCCTGTCAAAGAGAAAGTTAGTGATCCGTCTGTAGGTAGGAACTGGCACATTCAGCTGGGAGAACTTGTCTTGCAACAGGGCTGGGATGACTACATTAAGGACAGAGGCCTAAAAAACGTAGTCTTGCATAGGTTCCCAGGCTACTTAAAATCCAAATGGTGGAGGGTGGAGTGCAGAGCCATGTTAACTGAATCATGTTAAAACCTGTTAACACTGAAGGTAAATTACAGAGTCCAGGAGGGGAAAAGTATTGGACTTGAGATAAGATTACACCAGGCGCTCAAGTCTTCATGACCACAGAGGTCAGGACCATGGATCTGTAGTCAATAAGGCCTGTGAATGggaatcttgttttttcagataCAAGAATACTGAAAAAGGGCTTTGAAGCTGGTGCACACTATACGTCTCTAACAAGATGTTAAAAATGTCAGTGAATAAGCTTCAGGATGAATCTGGACAGTCAGTCTTTATGCTTTATGTGGATTCTGTCTCTTAAGAAGTTTAACATCTCTCTTAAGTATGAAGAGGTGAAAAGTTCTgttgaacttttgttttaatcaaatacATAAATTATCTCTGGCTCAATTCACTGATCACAATGTCGCAAACAAAGTACTACTCTGAAGCAAAACTGATATGAAAATGAACAACCCTTACAACTCCCCCTGGTGGTTGACACCAGGAAGTGACTAAAGCAGGATGACTTCGGACACATTGCACTATTTCTAATGTGACTatggttttaaaa belongs to Kryptolebias marmoratus isolate JLee-2015 linkage group LG13, ASM164957v2, whole genome shotgun sequence and includes:
- the ftr82 gene encoding finTRIM family, member 82, with protein sequence MADHTSPDYFNCSLCTSLLRDPVAIPCGHSFCMDCISGYWNEADYTGIYICPQCKITFTQRPVLRPNATLSMVAEKIKKSGLNINLSSSQGNIYAGPSDVPCDFCSGKKLKAVKSCLNCLASYCEKHLRPHYESATFKRHKLVDELGNLDRKICPQHQKSLELFCRTDQMCICAICTVSEHRGHDIVSAEAERGEKQKLLGVSQTEIRQKCQERVKELEELKTAVDSLKNSAQRAMVESQKMFEDMIRSIERMRSEVTKLIGINEKAAFNQAETLIERLEQEIDELKKKETGLKQLYSTEDHIHFLQNFNYLCTPTDDGFIPKVTVNPDFSFGAVRKAVAEIKERLEEFGREELLKISKTVNEVPVYTTESRTLDRRSRGKEMTVDNTPPPEPKSRSDFLKYFCQLKLDSSTAYKELCISESYRKVIRTRDLQPYGDNPERFDSFAQVLCREALSGGRFYWEIEWSGEFSIGVAYRGISRKGKGSLCLLGYNDKSWSLLCSDSGYSAWHNRVDKAVSGPHSSRIGVYLDHTAGVLAFYSIGNTMTLLHRFHTTFAEPLYPGFGVGTSVKICNLK